A section of the Alligator mississippiensis isolate rAllMis1 chromosome 8, rAllMis1, whole genome shotgun sequence genome encodes:
- the LOC106736645 gene encoding urotensin-2 receptor, which translates to MEPNVSLAAGGAGLGAGNVSGGPEGGSGHLLLTAAFGTLLSCMYVAGVAGNVYTLAVMCHSTRCAAPMYSSIVSLALADLLYLSTIPFVVCTYLAQDWYFGDLGCRLLLSLDLLTMHASIFTLTLMCAERYLAVTRPLDTLKRSQGYRKVTAGAVWSVSLLLTLPMMLMVTLSEGGKAGGRVKRMCAPTWSVDAYRTYLTVLFSTSIMAPGIIIGYLYTRLARTYLESQRNPPHKKENKRSPRQKVLIMIFTIVLVFWACFLPFWIWQLVRLYNSSLQLTLQTQKCINYLVTCLTYSNSCINPFLYTLLTKNYREYLRNRHRNFYKFTSSFRKRGSNLQCSWGRSMSSSNHYDYGSESLGMATMKDK; encoded by the coding sequence ATGGAGCCCAACGTGTCCCTGGCGGCCGGCGGCGCCGGGCTGGGGGCGGGCAACGTGTCGGGCGGGCCGGAGGGCGGGAGCGGCCACCTGCTCCTCACGGCGGCCTTCGGCACCCTGCTGTCCTGCATGTACGTGGCCGGGGTGGCGGGCAACGTGTACACGCTGGCAGTGATGTGCCACTCCACGCGCTGCGCCGCGCCCATGTACAGCTCCATCGTCAGCCTGGCGCTGGCCGACCTGCTCTACCTCTCCACCATCCCCTTCGTGGTGTGCACCTACCTGGCCCAGGACTGGTACTTCGGCGACCTGGGCTGCCGCCTCCTGCTCAGCCTGGACCTGCTCACCATGCACGCCAGCATCTTCACCCTCACCCTCATGTGCGCCGAGCGCTACCTGGCCGTCACGCGGCCCCTGGACACCCTCAAGCGCTCGCAGGGATACAGGAAGGTCACGGCGGGGGCCGTGTGGTCCGTCTCACTGCTCCTCACCCTGCCCATGATGCTGATGGTCACCCTGAGCGAGGGGGGCAAGGCGGGGGGCAGGGTGAAGAGGATGTGCGCCCCGACCTGGAGCGTGGACGCCTACAGGACCTACCTGACCGTGCTGTTCAGCACCAGCATCATGGCCCCAGGGATAATCATCGGCTACCTGTACACCCGCCTGGCCAGGACCTACCTGGAGTCCCAGAGGAACCCGCCCCACAAGAAGGAGAACAAGCGGTCCCCCCGCCAGAAGGTGCTCATCATGATCTTCACCATCGTGCTGGTCTTCTGGGCTTGCTTCCTGCCCTTCTGGATCTGGCAGCTGGTGCGGCTCTAcaacagctccctgcagctgacaTTGCAAACCCAAAAGTGCATTAACTACCTGGTGACCTGCCTGACTTACAGCAACAGCTGCATCAACCCCTTCCTGTACACCCTGCTCACCAAGAACTACAGGGAATACCTCCGCAACCGGCACCGCAACTTCTACAAGTTCACCTCGTCCTTCCGCAAGAGGGGCTCCAACCTGCAGTGCTCCTGGGGAAGGTCCATGTCCTCCAGCAACCACTATGACTATGGCTCAGAGTCTCTGGGCATGGCCACAATGAAGGACAAGTGA